One stretch of Scylla paramamosain isolate STU-SP2022 unplaced genomic scaffold, ASM3559412v1 Contig9, whole genome shotgun sequence DNA includes these proteins:
- the LOC135096932 gene encoding uncharacterized protein LOC135096932, with protein MKNATAQDCAEAILHRWISRFGVSDNITSDRGPAFLSQLWTSLGELLGANLDHTTAYNPAANGMVERTHRTLKAALMARCTRPDWKAQLPWVLLGIQTAPKQGLSDYQAEMVFGDALVVPPSLGMTLRNHPSPSLTGAPTPSWSGNQRHFASA; from the coding sequence ATGAAAAATGCTACCGCCCAAGACTGCGCAGAAGCTATCTTACACAGATGGATCAGCCGTTTTGGTGTTTCAGACAACATCACCTCCGATCGGGGCCCTGCCTTCTTATCTCAGTTGTGGACGTCCCTGGGAGAGTTACTGGGAGCGAACCTTGACCACACCACGGCTTACAACCCAGCAGCCAACGGTATGGTGGAACGAACCCACCGCACTCTAAAAGCCGCATTAATGGCACGCTGTACTCGACCGGATTGGAAGGCCCAACTACCATGGGTCCTCCTTGGAATTCAGACAGCACCTAAACAGGGACTAAGCGACTACCAAGCCGAAATGGTTTTCGGAGATGCTCTTGTTGTTCCACCTTCATTAGGCATGACATTAAGAAAccacccctcaccctcccttaccGGAGCTCCTACGCCGTCTTGGAGCGGAAATCAAAGGCATTTCGCCTCCGCATAG